In a genomic window of Scheffersomyces stipitis CBS 6054 chromosome 4, complete sequence:
- the SMC3 gene encoding chromosome condensation and segregation protein (go_component nucleus~go_function ATP binding~go_process chromosome segregation): MHIKKIIIQGFKTYKNATVIDLVSPHHNVVVGRNGSGKSNFFAAIRFVLSDDYTHMGREERQALIHEGSGTVMSAYVEIVFDNRDGRIPLNRNEVVIRRTIGLKKDDYALDGKSATRSDILNLLESAGFSRSNPYYIVPQGRITSLTNAKDSDRLVLLKEVSGATVFENKLKESEKEMNNSTYKKQRIDETLASIDERLSDLQIESADLKKFQSLDKSKKILEYNLFDREFTDLKTSIDETDETYNELLTESQQDLQDLDNREKLCQQLSDTINDLKISIKVSQLNKEQSDLDYNQMLKIVAEKEVKLSDLKSTLHSSRHNVEEVNRQIVKYRQVIAEHESKVSSLKPQLDSLQGREREYKEKLVDLTSKQRALYSKQNRFSKFKTKRERDTWLTTEISTLKKQLQSKETDISQLNSEIKNQESDISGWNTQIDKLNGQLHDGSHSNSIHKLKTTVGDLKSQINELNDRRKLLWRDEIRFRSIYDSINNDLNNANNMVNSTMDRAQAQGLAAVKTIAVNLNLTENVYGPLASLFSVSDKYKVAAEVIAGNSLFHVVVDNDNTASLIMNELARSKAGRVTFIPLNRIDFSPIEFPDSNEHQCIPLIKKLKFNENVSKAIHQVFGKTIVVGDLPTGAELVRSYNVSAITLDGDRADRRGVLTGGFRDYKRSRIDALKIQAKKKVDLEKIESELQECVKEIESVNQNITSLNNEYQLSVRDLDRLQQGQEPIKIELSQLSNKKFNVEQELNSLRYNVSNAQATRSTLLIKIKQHEGELDNNFTQSLSDEELQTLEDLTSQIKDVEAQLDKVVTQLSDSETQISALDSAMLNDYKPTLSKLLKQSTSFGDSNTNDEEVRSLEKEIKNLQVELHSIQIRNESATQEFDRISKEIADSENSLKKANAQQLILIKKLEKFSKSSEQILNRKAILTNRREEIHKKIKELGVLPEEAFQASNYDQYNSDQLLEKLNKVNEDLSKYSHINKKAMEQYNTFTKQRDDLVKRREELDTSRESI, encoded by the coding sequence ATGcacatcaagaagatcatcatCCAGGGCTTCAAGACGTACAAGAATGCCACGGTTATAGATCTCGTGTCTCCACACCACAATGTTGTGGTGGGACGAAATGGGTCTGGAAAATCCAATTTTTTCGCCGCGATCAGATTCGTATTATCCGACGACTACACCCATATGGGCCGGGAAGAAAGACAGGCGTTGATCCACGAGGGCTCCGGAACTGTGATGTCAGCATATGTAGAGATTGTATTCGACAATCGCGATGGCAGAATTCCTCTTAACAGAAACGAAGTAGTAATCAGAAGAACTATCggtttgaagaaggacgaTTACGCGTTGGATGGAAAATCAGCTACGCGTTCTGATATCCTCAATCTTTTGGAAAGCGCAGGGTTTTCGAGATCAAACCCCTACTATATAGTTCCGCAGGGAAGGATTACCAGTTTGACCAATGCCAAGGATTCGGATAGACTCgtcttgttgaaagaagtCAGTGGAGCCACAGTGTTTGAAAACAAGCTCAAGGAATCCGAAAAGGAAATGAATAACTCCACTTATAAAAAGCAGCGTATTGATGAAACTCTTGCTTCCATCGACGAAAGATTGTCGGATTTACAGATCGAATCAGccgacttgaagaaatttcaAAGTTTGGAtaaatccaagaagatcttggaataTAATTTGTTTGACCGTGAGTTCACGGACTTGAAGACCTCCATAGACGAAACTGACGAAACATACAACGAACTTTTGACAGAATCGCAACAAGATCTCCAGGATCTAGATAATCGTGAAAAGTTATGTCAGCAGTTATCTGACACAATTAACGACTTAAAGATCTCTATAAAGGTATCGCAATTGAATAAGGAGCAGTCTGATTTGGATTACAACCAGATGTTGAAAATAGTAGCAGAGAAGGAAGTCAAACTAAGCGACTTGAAATCTACGCTCCATTCGTCGCGTCATAAtgtggaagaagtgaaCCGCCAAATTGTAAAGTACAGACAGGTGATTGCAGAACACGAATCCAAGGTATCTAGCTTGAAACCCCAGTTAGATAGCTTGCAAGGAAGAGAACGTGAATACAAGGAAAAATTGGTAGATTTAACTTCTAAACAAAGAGCTTTATATTCTAAACAGAATAGATTTCTGAAGTTCAAGACCAAAAGAGAGAGAGATACGTGGTTAACGACAGAAATATCGACTCTTAAGAAGCAGCTTCAATCTAAGGAAACCGATATCAGTCAGTTGAATtcagaaatcaagaaccaGGAAAGTGATATCAGTGGATGGAATACTCAGATTGATAAGTTAAATGGACAACTCCACGACGGATCCCATTCCAATTCAATCCACAAATTGAAGACCACTGTAGGTGATTTGAAACTGCAAATCAATGAGCTCAACGATAGGCGTAAGCTCTTGTGGCGTGATGAAATTAGATTCAGAAGTATCTATGATTCCATCAATAATGACTTAAACAATGCCAATAACATGGTCAATCTGACTATGGATAGAGCACAGGCCCAAGGACTTGCTGCTGTGAAAACTATTGCtgtcaacttgaacttgactGAGAACGTTTATGGTCCATTGGCTTCGTTATTCAGTGTCAGCGACAAATACAAGGTAGCTGCTGAAGTAATTGCAGGAAACTCTTTGTTCCATGTAGTTGTTGACAATGATAACACGGCATCGTTGATAATGAACGAGCTTGCAAGATCCAAAGCAGGAAGAGTAACTTTCATTCCGCTCAATAGAATTGACTTCTCACCAATTGAGTTCCCAGATAGCAATGAGCATCAATGTATTCCATTgataaagaaattgaaattcaatGAAAACGTTAGTAAAGCTATTCATCAAGTTTTTGGCAAGACCATCGTTGTAGGTGACTTACCAACAGGAGCAGAATTAGTTAGATCGTACAATGTTTCTGCTATCACATTGGATGGTGACAGAGCTGATAGAAGAGGAGTCTTGACAGGTGGTTTCAGAGATTATAAAAGGTCGAGAATAGACGCATTGAAAATACAAGCAAAAAAGAAGGTTGACTTAGAAAAGATTGAATCTGAATTGCAAGAATGTGTCAAGGAAATTGAGCTGGTCAATCAGAATATTACATCTTTGAATAATGAATATCAACTCAGTGTCCGTGATTTGGACCGATTGCAGCAGGGACAAGAACCAATTAAGATTGAATTATCTCAAttgtccaacaagaagtttaATGTCgaacaagaattgaatagTCTAAGATACAACGTTAGCAACGCCCAAGCAACAAGAAGTACgttgttgatcaaaatTAAACAGCATGAAGGTGAATTGGATAATAATTTCACTCAATCATTGAGCGATGAGGAACTTCAAACCTTGGAGGACTTAACTAGTCAAATAAAAGACGTGGAAGCGCAATTGGACAAGGTCGTCACTCAGTTGTCTGATTCAGAAACCCAGATTTCTGCCTTGGATTCGGCGATGCTTAATGATTACAAGCCAACTTTGTCGAAGCTTCTTAAACAGAGTACTCTGTTTGGTGATAGTAATACaaacgacgaagaagtaAGGTCacttgaaaaggaaattaAAAATTTGCAAGTGGAATTGCATTCTATTCAGATAAGAAATGAATCTGCCACACAAGAATTCGATAGAATCAGTAAGGAAATCGCAGATAGTGAAAattcattgaagaaagcaaatGCTCAACAGCTTATTCTaatcaagaaattggagaagttcTCGAAGTCTTCCGAACAAATCTTGAACAGAAAGGCGATTTTGACAAACAGACGTGAAGAAATTCATAAAaagatcaaggaattggGTGTTTTACCTGAAGAAGCTTTTCAGGCGTCGAACTACGATCAATACAACTCAGATCAATTGTtagaaaagttgaacaaagtCAATGAAGACTTATCCAAATACTCTCATATTAACAAAAAGGCAATGGAACAGTACAATACGTTCACGAAACAGAGAGACGATTTGGTCAAAAGAAGGGAGGAATTGGATACTTCTCGTGAGTCCATC
- a CDS encoding predicted protein (go_function ATP binding~go_process chromosome segregation) gives MQTQDGAAANAREEAEDVEDDEGHVSIENYIGVSISVSFNSKFDEQQRVEQLSGGQKSLCAIALILAIQKCDPAPFYLFDEIDANLDSQYRTAVASMIKTLSSKAQFICTTFRPEMLQVADKFYGVMFSNKVSTVSEINREEAMNFVEGQQPR, from the coding sequence ATGCAAACTCAAGATGGCGCAGCTGCGAATGCTAGAGAAGAAGCCGAAGACgttgaagacgacgaaggACATGTTAGCATTGAAAATTACATAGGGGTGTCTATCTCGGTGtcattcaattccaagTTCGACGAACAGCAGAGAGTTGAGCAATTGTCCGGAGGACAAAAGTCGTTGTGTGCCATTGCCTTGATTTTGGCTATACAAAAGTGTGACCCAGCTCCATTTTACTTGTTTGATGAAATCGATGCTAATTTGGATTCCCAATATAGAACTGCAGTTGCATCCATGATAAAGACGTTATCGTCGAAGGCGCAATTCATATGCACCACATTCCGGCCCGAGATGTTGCAGGTGGCAGACAAGTTCTACGGAGTGATGTTCAGCAACAAAGTAAGTACGGTGTCTGAGATTAACCGCGAGGAGGCTATGAACTTTGTGGAGGGACAACAGCCTCGCTAA